In Thunnus albacares chromosome 10, fThuAlb1.1, whole genome shotgun sequence, a single window of DNA contains:
- the gpr101 gene encoding probable G-protein coupled receptor 101, whose amino-acid sequence MPSSQVQGMGRNFSDDPWESGLTGSSQDSVWSSTANSVVKIVLISLIVCVSLFGNVVVLLVFQRKPQLLHVANRFVLNLLLADLLQTILVMPFAIAATVPGVWPLDARLCQALVVLMHLFAFAGVNTIIVVSVDRYLAIIHPLSYPTRMTPHLGTNLIICTWVLSFLQSTPPLYGWGAIDFDHHHKVCSVVWSSSLSYSAVVSTFSFWLPVFVMLVCYWMVFRAARRQNALVHPIQTQAYSQPCPQDFQAPGSPQRQPQPQLQLQQASSPDGPYSARGYPVRVRHRRFHYHCKAARVVFVIMASYILSMGPYSILNTISMSARAAVPPWLSSLALVLFFLQCCLHPYIYGYMHRSVRKEFLALLCGLFCKQNRPSQSSAVESCFTTTEGRSGAHPHLPSLAARVFPLRTWEECTTSSSPTFERKSRDSRKETTSTSVSSERELTVHSKQST is encoded by the coding sequence ATGCCGAGCTCTCAGGTGCAAGGTATGGGCAGAAATTTCAGTGATGATCCCTGGGAGTCTGGCCTCACTGGCTCCAGTCAGGACTCAGTCTGGTCCTCCACTGCTAACAGCGTGGTAAAGATCGTGCTCATATCTCTGAtcgtgtgtgtgtccttgtttgGAAATGTGGTAGTTCTCCTGGTGTTCCAGAGAAAGCCTCAGCTTCTTCATGTGGCCAACCGCTTTGTTCTCAACCTCCTCTTGGCAGATCTACTCCAGACCATATTAGTCATGCCCTTTGCCATCGCAGCCACTGTGCCAGGTGTGTGGCCTCTAGATGCCCGACTATGCCAGGCTTTGGTGGTGCTCATGCACCTTTTTGCATTTGCTGGTGTCAATACCATTATAGTCGTTTCTGTGGACCGCTACCTGGCCATCATCCACCCTCTGTCCTATCCTACCCGCATGACCCCTCACCTGGGCACCAACCTAATCATCTGCACCTGGGTGCTCAGCTTCCTTCAGAGCACACCTCCCCTCTATGGCTGGGGGGCCATTGACTTTGACCACCATCACAAGGTGTGCTCAGTGGTATGGTCCTCGAGCCTGTCCTACTCTGCGGTGGTGTCCACCTTTTCTTTCTGGCTGCCAGTGTTTGTCATGCTCGTATGTTATTGGATGGTGTTCAGAGCAGCTCGGAGGCAGAATGCACTTGTGCACCCCATACAGACACAGGCCTACTCCCAGCCCTGCCCACAGGACTTCCAGGCACCTGGCAGCCCACAGCGACAGCCACAGccccagctccagctccagcaggCAAGTTCACCTGATGGCCCCTACTCGGCCAGGGGGTACCCTGTTCGAGTTAGGCATCGACGTTTCCACTACCACTGCAAGGCAGCACGTGTAGTTTTTGTGATCATGGCCTCATATATCCTCAGCATGGGGCCTTACAGCATACTAAATACTATATCTATGAGCGCCAGAGCAGCTGTACCCCCCTGGTTGTCCTCTCTTGCCCTTGTGCTCTTCTTTCTGCAGTGCTGTCTACACCCCTACATTTACGGATACATGCACCGTAGTGTGAGAAAGGAATTCCTTGCTCTGCTTTGTGGGCTGTTCTGCAAACAGAACCGTCCCAGCCAGAGCTCCGCTGTGGAGAGCTGCTTCACCACTACCGAGGGACGCTCCGGTGCTCATCCTCACCTGCCCAGCCTGGCCGCTCGAGTCTTCCCCCTGCGGACGTGGGAAGAGTGCACCACATCCTCCTCTCCCACTTTTGAGAGGAAGTCAAGGGACAGCCGTAAAGAGACCACATCGACCAGCGTCAGCTCTGAGAGGGAGCTCACAGTCCACAGCAAGCAAAGCACATAA
- the LOC122989997 gene encoding transmembrane 9 superfamily member 2 isoform X1 encodes MKRRIHFGFVLVYLLVSHFCPCSSFYLPGLAPVSFCEDNKGGEDCQTVIQLFVNRLDSVESVLPYEYDVFDFCKDAKEKRPSENLGQVLFGERIESSPYKFNFKQDVKCQAVCTKTYKKGNKEDATKLDFLKMGMQLNYQHHWIIDNMPVTWCYDVEDGQKYCNPGFPIGCLVTSDGRSKDACVINSEFNKKNTFYVFNHVDIKITYHSGASEGWRGARLVAATLEPKSIKHADEKSPNCEGGNPMEVPGEFDSDVSVVYSYSVTFEENNAIKWASRWDYILVSMPHTNIQWFSIMNSLVIVLFLSGMVAMIMLRTLHKDIARYNQVDQADLIKLPSTKEKSSLPYEDAQEESGWKQVHGDVFRPPRKGMLLSVFLGQGTQIFIMTFITLFLACLGFLSPANRGALMTCAVVLWVLLGTPAGYVSARLYKTFGGEKWKSNVLLTALLCPGIVFADFFLMNLILWVEGSSAAIPFGTLVAILALWFGISVPLTFIGAYFGFKKPAIEQPVRTNQIPRQIPEQSFFTKPIPGIVMGGILPFGCIFIQLFFILNSIWSHQMYYMFGFLFLVFIILLITCSEATILLCYFHLCAEDYHWWWRSFLTSGFTAVYLFIYAVHYFFSKLQIIGAASTFLYFGYTMIMVLIFFLFTGTIGFFACFWFVNKIYSVVKVD; translated from the exons ATGAAGAGGCGGATACACTTTGGTTTTGTGCTGGTCTACTTGCTGGTCTCACATTTCTGTCCGTGCTCGTCGTTTTATCTTCCGGGTTTAGCCCCAGTGAGTTTCTGTGAAGATAACAAAGGTGGTGAAGATTGCCAG ACAGTGATCCAGCTGTTCGTCAATCGCTTGGATTCTGTGGAGTCAGTCCTGCCTTATGAGTATGACGT GTTCGACTTTTGCAAAGATGCAAAGGAAAAGAGGCCTTCTGAGAACCTTGGACAGGTGCTGTTTGGTGAACGAATTGAGTCTTCACCGTACAAG TTCAACTTCAAACAAGATGTGAAATGTCAGGCAGTATGCACAAAAACCTACAAGAAAGGCAACAAGGAGGATGCCACCAAACTGGATTTTCTTAAGATGGGAATGCAGCTGAACTACCAGCACCACTG gATCATTGACAACATGCCGGTCACATGGTGCTATGATGTGGAAGATGGTCAGAAGTACTGCAATCCGGGCTTTCCCATTGGCTGCCTCGTTACCTCAGATGGCAGATCTAAAGATGCTTGTGTTATCAAT tctgaGTTCAACAAGAAGAATACATTTTACGTCTTCAACCATGTAGACATCAAGATCACTTACCATAGTGGTGCGTcagaaggatggagaggagctCGGCTGGTCGCAGCCACTCTGGAGCCGAAGAG TATCAAACATGCGGACGAGAAAAGCCCAAATTGTGAAGGAGGTAACCCAATGGAGGTCCCTGGGGAGTTTGATAGCGATGTGTCTGTAGTTTACAGCTACTCGGTCACATTTGAG GAAAACAATGCTATCAAGTGGGCGTCCAGATGGGACTACATCCTGGTCTCCATGCCTCACACCAACATCCAGTGGTTTAG cATCATGAACTCCTTGGTCATTGTTCTGTTCCTGTCTGGCATGGTTGCCATGATCATGCTGAGAACTCTGCACAAGGACATTGCCAGATACAACCAGGTGGACCAG GCAGACTTGATAAAGCTTCCATCGACCAAGGAAAAATCCTCTCTACCCTAT GAGGACGCTCAGGAGGAGTCGGGGTGGAAGCAAGTGCACGGAGATGTGTTCCGTCCCCCCAGGAAAGGCATGTTGCTGTCCGTGTTCCTCGGACAGGGAACCCAGATCTTCATCATGACCTTCATCACACTCT TCCTGGCCTGTCTGGGCTTCTTGTCACCGGCCAACAGAGGAGCTCTCATGACGTGTGCTGTGGTCCTCTGGGTTCTCCTGGGCACCCCTGCTGGCTACGTGTCTGCTCGCCTTTACAAAA cttttggAGGTGAAAAGTGGAAGTCAAACGTCCTGCTGACAGCACTCCTGTGCCCAGG GATTGTGTTTGCAGACTTCTTCCTGATGAACCTGATCCTTTGGGTGGAGGGTTCGTCAGCAGCAATCCCCTTTGGTACCCTAGTTGCCATTTTGGCCCTGTGGTTTGGAATCTCTGTGCCCCTCACCTTCATTGGTGCCTACTTTGGATTCAAGAAACCT GCAATTGAGCAACCAGTGCGAACAAACCAGATCCCTCGTCAGATTCCTGAGCAGTCATTCTTTACCAAGCCTATCCCTGGTATAGTAATGGGTGGAATCTTGCCCTTTGGCTGCATCTTCATCCAGCTTTTCTTCATCCTGAACAGCATTTG GTCTCATCAGATGTACTACATGTTTGGGTTCCTATTCCTGGTTTTCATTATTCTACTCATCACCTGCTCTGAGGCCACCATTCTGCTCTGCTACTTCCACCTATGTGCCGAG GACTATCACTGGTGGTGGCGTTCCTTCCTGACCAGCGGCTTCACAGCAGTCTATCTGTTTATCTATGCTGTGCATTACTTCTTCTCAAAGCTGCAAATAATTGGAGCAGCCAGCACCTTCCTCTACTTTGGATACACTATGATCATGgtcctcatcttcttcctcttcacag GTACAATTGGCTTCTTTGCCTGCTTCTGGTTTGTAAATAAGATCTACAGTGTGGTCAAGGTGGACTAG
- the LOC122989997 gene encoding transmembrane 9 superfamily member 2 isoform X2, translating into MKRRIHFGFVLVYLLVSHFCPCSSFYLPGLAPVSFCEDNKGGEDCQTVIQLFVNRLDSVESVLPYEYDVFDFCKDAKEKRPSENLGQVLFGERIESSPYKFNFKQDVKCQAVCTKTYKKGNKEDATKLDFLKMGMQLNYQHHWIIDNMPVTWCYDVEDGQKYCNPGFPIGCLVTSDGRSKDACVINSEFNKKNTFYVFNHVDIKITYHSGASEGWRGARLVAATLEPKSIKHADEKSPNCEGGNPMEVPGEFDSDVSVVYSYSVTFEENNAIKWASRWDYILVSMPHTNIQWFSIMNSLVIVLFLSGMVAMIMLRTLHKDIARYNQVDQEDAQEESGWKQVHGDVFRPPRKGMLLSVFLGQGTQIFIMTFITLFLACLGFLSPANRGALMTCAVVLWVLLGTPAGYVSARLYKTFGGEKWKSNVLLTALLCPGIVFADFFLMNLILWVEGSSAAIPFGTLVAILALWFGISVPLTFIGAYFGFKKPAIEQPVRTNQIPRQIPEQSFFTKPIPGIVMGGILPFGCIFIQLFFILNSIWSHQMYYMFGFLFLVFIILLITCSEATILLCYFHLCAEDYHWWWRSFLTSGFTAVYLFIYAVHYFFSKLQIIGAASTFLYFGYTMIMVLIFFLFTGTIGFFACFWFVNKIYSVVKVD; encoded by the exons ATGAAGAGGCGGATACACTTTGGTTTTGTGCTGGTCTACTTGCTGGTCTCACATTTCTGTCCGTGCTCGTCGTTTTATCTTCCGGGTTTAGCCCCAGTGAGTTTCTGTGAAGATAACAAAGGTGGTGAAGATTGCCAG ACAGTGATCCAGCTGTTCGTCAATCGCTTGGATTCTGTGGAGTCAGTCCTGCCTTATGAGTATGACGT GTTCGACTTTTGCAAAGATGCAAAGGAAAAGAGGCCTTCTGAGAACCTTGGACAGGTGCTGTTTGGTGAACGAATTGAGTCTTCACCGTACAAG TTCAACTTCAAACAAGATGTGAAATGTCAGGCAGTATGCACAAAAACCTACAAGAAAGGCAACAAGGAGGATGCCACCAAACTGGATTTTCTTAAGATGGGAATGCAGCTGAACTACCAGCACCACTG gATCATTGACAACATGCCGGTCACATGGTGCTATGATGTGGAAGATGGTCAGAAGTACTGCAATCCGGGCTTTCCCATTGGCTGCCTCGTTACCTCAGATGGCAGATCTAAAGATGCTTGTGTTATCAAT tctgaGTTCAACAAGAAGAATACATTTTACGTCTTCAACCATGTAGACATCAAGATCACTTACCATAGTGGTGCGTcagaaggatggagaggagctCGGCTGGTCGCAGCCACTCTGGAGCCGAAGAG TATCAAACATGCGGACGAGAAAAGCCCAAATTGTGAAGGAGGTAACCCAATGGAGGTCCCTGGGGAGTTTGATAGCGATGTGTCTGTAGTTTACAGCTACTCGGTCACATTTGAG GAAAACAATGCTATCAAGTGGGCGTCCAGATGGGACTACATCCTGGTCTCCATGCCTCACACCAACATCCAGTGGTTTAG cATCATGAACTCCTTGGTCATTGTTCTGTTCCTGTCTGGCATGGTTGCCATGATCATGCTGAGAACTCTGCACAAGGACATTGCCAGATACAACCAGGTGGACCAG GAGGACGCTCAGGAGGAGTCGGGGTGGAAGCAAGTGCACGGAGATGTGTTCCGTCCCCCCAGGAAAGGCATGTTGCTGTCCGTGTTCCTCGGACAGGGAACCCAGATCTTCATCATGACCTTCATCACACTCT TCCTGGCCTGTCTGGGCTTCTTGTCACCGGCCAACAGAGGAGCTCTCATGACGTGTGCTGTGGTCCTCTGGGTTCTCCTGGGCACCCCTGCTGGCTACGTGTCTGCTCGCCTTTACAAAA cttttggAGGTGAAAAGTGGAAGTCAAACGTCCTGCTGACAGCACTCCTGTGCCCAGG GATTGTGTTTGCAGACTTCTTCCTGATGAACCTGATCCTTTGGGTGGAGGGTTCGTCAGCAGCAATCCCCTTTGGTACCCTAGTTGCCATTTTGGCCCTGTGGTTTGGAATCTCTGTGCCCCTCACCTTCATTGGTGCCTACTTTGGATTCAAGAAACCT GCAATTGAGCAACCAGTGCGAACAAACCAGATCCCTCGTCAGATTCCTGAGCAGTCATTCTTTACCAAGCCTATCCCTGGTATAGTAATGGGTGGAATCTTGCCCTTTGGCTGCATCTTCATCCAGCTTTTCTTCATCCTGAACAGCATTTG GTCTCATCAGATGTACTACATGTTTGGGTTCCTATTCCTGGTTTTCATTATTCTACTCATCACCTGCTCTGAGGCCACCATTCTGCTCTGCTACTTCCACCTATGTGCCGAG GACTATCACTGGTGGTGGCGTTCCTTCCTGACCAGCGGCTTCACAGCAGTCTATCTGTTTATCTATGCTGTGCATTACTTCTTCTCAAAGCTGCAAATAATTGGAGCAGCCAGCACCTTCCTCTACTTTGGATACACTATGATCATGgtcctcatcttcttcctcttcacag GTACAATTGGCTTCTTTGCCTGCTTCTGGTTTGTAAATAAGATCTACAGTGTGGTCAAGGTGGACTAG
- the rbmx gene encoding RNA-binding motif protein, X chromosome isoform X2, whose protein sequence is MAEADRPGKLFIGGLNTETTEKALEQYFSKYGRIVEVLLMKDRETNKSRGFAFVTFESPADAKDAAREMNGKSLDGKPIKVEQATKPQFESAGRRGPPPMHSRSRGPPRGPRGSRGGPGGMRGPPSREPFFKGMSSRGPPPMKRGPPVRNGGPPPKRSAPSGPMSRAPMSRDRDPYGPPPPRRDSMMSRRDDYPSPRDDHYSSKDSYSSRDYNSRDSRDYGPPPREYSYREYSNSSSRDDYGSMSRGYSDRDGYGGGREPRSYIDRPSGGSYRDSYDGYGNSRSAPPSRGPPPSYGGSSGSSRYDDYGSSSRDGYGSRDSYPSSRSDPYPPSRGERMGRQDRGPAPPVERGYPPRDSYSSSSRGGPRGGRGNNRADRGMARSRY, encoded by the exons ATGGCAGAAGCAGACCGACCAGGGAAGCTTTTCATCGGCGGGCTGAATACCGAGACCACCGAGAAGGCCCTGGAGCAGTACTTCAGCAAATATGGCAGGATTGTCGAAG TTCTTCTGATGAAAGACcgtgaaacaaacaaatcaagagGTTTCGCTTTTGTGACATTTGAAAGTCCGGCTGATGCAAAGGATGCAGCACGTGAGATGAATGGGAAG TCCCTTGATGGTAAACCTATCAAAGTGGAGCAAGCTACCAAACCTCAATTTGAGAGTGCTGGTAGGCGAGGACCACCACCCATGCACTCCCGCAGTCGTGGTCCACCCAGAGGCCCCCGTGGGTCCAGGGGAGGTCCTGGTGGTATGAGGGGCCCACCATCCAGAG AACCCTTCTTTAAAGGGATGTCATCCAGAGGTCCCCCTCCGATGAAGAGAGGACCCCCTGTCCGTAACGGAGGTCCCCCACCCAAGAGGTCAGCACCATCTGGTCCCATGAGCAGAG CCCCCATGTCAAGGGACAGGGATCCGTATGGTCCACCCCCTCCTCGCAGAGATTCCATGATGTCCAGAAGGGATGATTATCCATCGCCAAGAGATGACCATTACTCATCAAAAGATAG CTACTCCAGTCGGGATTATAACTCCAGAGATTCGCGGGACTATGGACCTCCTCCCAGAGAATATTCATACCGAGAATACTCAAATTCCAGTTCTCGAGATGACTACGGCTCAATGTCAAGGGGATACAG TGACCGCGATGGCTACGGCGGAGGCCGGGAACCACGAAGCTACATAGACCGTCCAAGTGGTGGCTCCTACAGAGATTCATATGATGGTTACG GTAACTCTCGCAGCGCCCCACCTTCACGGGGCCCCCCACCATCCTATGGTGGGAGCAGTGGAAGCAGTCGTTACGATGACTATGGCAGCAGTTCCCGGGATGGCTATGGCAGTCGTGACAGTTACCCCAGCAGTCGGAGTGACCCATACCCACCTAGCCGTGGTGAGCGAATGGGCAGGCAGGATAGGGGCCCAGCTCCCCCTGTCGAGAGAGGCTACCCTCCTCGTGATTCATACAGCAGCTCAAGTCGTGGAGGGCCACGTGGTGGCCGTGGCAACAATCGAGCCGATAGAGGAATGGCTCGCAGCAGATACTAA
- the rbmx gene encoding RNA-binding motif protein, X chromosome isoform X1, whose translation MAEADRPGKLFIGGLNTETTEKALEQYFSKYGRIVEVLLMKDRETNKSRGFAFVTFESPADAKDAAREMNGKSLDGKPIKVEQATKPQFESAGRRGPPPMHSRSRGPPRGPRGSRGGPGGMRGPPSRDYYDNSGNVEPFFKGMSSRGPPPMKRGPPVRNGGPPPKRSAPSGPMSRAPMSRDRDPYGPPPPRRDSMMSRRDDYPSPRDDHYSSKDSYSSRDYNSRDSRDYGPPPREYSYREYSNSSSRDDYGSMSRGYSDRDGYGGGREPRSYIDRPSGGSYRDSYDGYGNSRSAPPSRGPPPSYGGSSGSSRYDDYGSSSRDGYGSRDSYPSSRSDPYPPSRGERMGRQDRGPAPPVERGYPPRDSYSSSSRGGPRGGRGNNRADRGMARSRY comes from the exons ATGGCAGAAGCAGACCGACCAGGGAAGCTTTTCATCGGCGGGCTGAATACCGAGACCACCGAGAAGGCCCTGGAGCAGTACTTCAGCAAATATGGCAGGATTGTCGAAG TTCTTCTGATGAAAGACcgtgaaacaaacaaatcaagagGTTTCGCTTTTGTGACATTTGAAAGTCCGGCTGATGCAAAGGATGCAGCACGTGAGATGAATGGGAAG TCCCTTGATGGTAAACCTATCAAAGTGGAGCAAGCTACCAAACCTCAATTTGAGAGTGCTGGTAGGCGAGGACCACCACCCATGCACTCCCGCAGTCGTGGTCCACCCAGAGGCCCCCGTGGGTCCAGGGGAGGTCCTGGTGGTATGAGGGGCCCACCATCCAGAG ACTACTATGATAATTCAGGGAATGTAGAACCCTTCTTTAAAGGGATGTCATCCAGAGGTCCCCCTCCGATGAAGAGAGGACCCCCTGTCCGTAACGGAGGTCCCCCACCCAAGAGGTCAGCACCATCTGGTCCCATGAGCAGAG CCCCCATGTCAAGGGACAGGGATCCGTATGGTCCACCCCCTCCTCGCAGAGATTCCATGATGTCCAGAAGGGATGATTATCCATCGCCAAGAGATGACCATTACTCATCAAAAGATAG CTACTCCAGTCGGGATTATAACTCCAGAGATTCGCGGGACTATGGACCTCCTCCCAGAGAATATTCATACCGAGAATACTCAAATTCCAGTTCTCGAGATGACTACGGCTCAATGTCAAGGGGATACAG TGACCGCGATGGCTACGGCGGAGGCCGGGAACCACGAAGCTACATAGACCGTCCAAGTGGTGGCTCCTACAGAGATTCATATGATGGTTACG GTAACTCTCGCAGCGCCCCACCTTCACGGGGCCCCCCACCATCCTATGGTGGGAGCAGTGGAAGCAGTCGTTACGATGACTATGGCAGCAGTTCCCGGGATGGCTATGGCAGTCGTGACAGTTACCCCAGCAGTCGGAGTGACCCATACCCACCTAGCCGTGGTGAGCGAATGGGCAGGCAGGATAGGGGCCCAGCTCCCCCTGTCGAGAGAGGCTACCCTCCTCGTGATTCATACAGCAGCTCAAGTCGTGGAGGGCCACGTGGTGGCCGTGGCAACAATCGAGCCGATAGAGGAATGGCTCGCAGCAGATACTAA
- the rbmx gene encoding RNA-binding motif protein, X chromosome isoform X3 produces MAEADRPGKLFIGGLNTETTEKALEQYFSKYGRIVEVLLMKDRETNKSRGFAFVTFESPADAKDAAREMNGKSLDGKPIKVEQATKPQFESAGRRGPPPMHSRSRGPPRGPRGSRGGPGGMRGPPSRDYYDNSGNVEPFFKGMSSRGPPPMKRGPPVRNGGPPPKRSAPSGPMSRAPMSRDRDPYGPPPPRRDSMMSRRDDYPSPRDDHYSSKDSYSSRDYNSRDSRDYGPPPREYSYREYSNSSSRDDYGSMSRGYSDRDGYGGGREPRSYIDRPSGGSYRDSYDGYG; encoded by the exons ATGGCAGAAGCAGACCGACCAGGGAAGCTTTTCATCGGCGGGCTGAATACCGAGACCACCGAGAAGGCCCTGGAGCAGTACTTCAGCAAATATGGCAGGATTGTCGAAG TTCTTCTGATGAAAGACcgtgaaacaaacaaatcaagagGTTTCGCTTTTGTGACATTTGAAAGTCCGGCTGATGCAAAGGATGCAGCACGTGAGATGAATGGGAAG TCCCTTGATGGTAAACCTATCAAAGTGGAGCAAGCTACCAAACCTCAATTTGAGAGTGCTGGTAGGCGAGGACCACCACCCATGCACTCCCGCAGTCGTGGTCCACCCAGAGGCCCCCGTGGGTCCAGGGGAGGTCCTGGTGGTATGAGGGGCCCACCATCCAGAG ACTACTATGATAATTCAGGGAATGTAGAACCCTTCTTTAAAGGGATGTCATCCAGAGGTCCCCCTCCGATGAAGAGAGGACCCCCTGTCCGTAACGGAGGTCCCCCACCCAAGAGGTCAGCACCATCTGGTCCCATGAGCAGAG CCCCCATGTCAAGGGACAGGGATCCGTATGGTCCACCCCCTCCTCGCAGAGATTCCATGATGTCCAGAAGGGATGATTATCCATCGCCAAGAGATGACCATTACTCATCAAAAGATAG CTACTCCAGTCGGGATTATAACTCCAGAGATTCGCGGGACTATGGACCTCCTCCCAGAGAATATTCATACCGAGAATACTCAAATTCCAGTTCTCGAGATGACTACGGCTCAATGTCAAGGGGATACAG TGACCGCGATGGCTACGGCGGAGGCCGGGAACCACGAAGCTACATAGACCGTCCAAGTGGTGGCTCCTACAGAGATTCATATGATGGTTACG GATGA